The following proteins come from a genomic window of Carboxydocella sporoproducens DSM 16521:
- a CDS encoding CoB--CoM heterodisulfide reductase iron-sulfur subunit B family protein, producing the protein MANYAYYPGCSLHATARDFDLSTKAVAQKLNMRLIDIPDWNCCGASSAHNRGHFLAAAIPGRNLFLAQKVAGDIVVPCAACYQRLQTARHELQHSEKAREKMEEIMGYSYDPTIKVKNIIEAVSENIEKGQLVRNLAGLKVVCYYGCLLVKPPGITGYDHPENPMSMDNILASIGAQVLPYPYKTECCGGSLPFYQEGVHEKLIYDILRIAWDAGAEAIVTACPLCMSNLDMRQKESKKYGDLPDIPVFYLTELVGLALGCKSNELGLEKHFIDPLPLLQRYNLLA; encoded by the coding sequence ATGGCCAATTATGCATACTATCCTGGTTGCAGCTTACACGCGACTGCCAGGGATTTTGACCTTTCCACAAAAGCTGTGGCTCAAAAACTGAATATGAGGTTAATCGACATTCCCGACTGGAATTGCTGTGGAGCTTCATCTGCTCATAATAGAGGTCATTTTCTGGCAGCAGCTATTCCAGGCCGGAATCTTTTTCTAGCTCAAAAAGTGGCTGGGGATATTGTTGTCCCTTGTGCTGCCTGTTATCAGCGGTTGCAGACGGCCAGACATGAGCTACAGCATTCTGAAAAGGCAAGAGAAAAAATGGAAGAAATTATGGGCTATTCCTATGATCCGACCATCAAAGTAAAAAATATAATCGAGGCTGTGAGTGAAAATATTGAGAAAGGTCAGTTAGTCCGCAATCTGGCCGGATTGAAGGTTGTTTGCTATTACGGCTGTTTGCTGGTAAAACCCCCTGGTATCACAGGATATGATCATCCGGAAAATCCAATGTCTATGGATAACATACTGGCTTCAATCGGTGCCCAGGTTCTGCCTTACCCTTATAAAACAGAATGCTGCGGCGGTTCACTGCCTTTTTATCAGGAAGGGGTACACGAAAAGTTAATTTATGATATTCTCCGTATTGCCTGGGATGCGGGGGCAGAGGCGATTGTTACCGCATGCCCTCTCTGTATGTCGAACCTGGATATGCGGCAAAAGGAAAGCAAAAAATATGGTGATTTACCGGACATTCCAGTATTTTATTTAACCGAGCTAGTAGGGCTGGCTCTGGGTTGTAAAAGCAATGAGCTCGGACTGGAAAAGCATTTTATAGATCCACTGCCTTTGTTGCAAAGATACAACTTACTTGCATAG
- a CDS encoding menaquinone biosynthesis decarboxylase — translation MGYRDLRHFIEALEQKGWLKRITTEVDPILEITEITDRVSKAYGPALLFENVKGSDMPVLINAFGTFERMNLALEVNNLDEIGQEILTFLQPPEVPTSFFDKLKALPKVAQIANFMPKIVKTGPVKEVILKGDEIDITKFPILKCWPGDGGRFITLPLVFTKDPETGKRNVGMYRMQVYDGRTTGMHWHLHKHGAEHYRAHKRRGDRKMEVAVALGADPATIYAATAPLPAGVDEMFFAGFLRKEPVELVKCETVDLEVPALAEIVLEGYVDLDELRWEGPFGDHTGYYSLADYYPVFHINCVTMRKKPIYPTTIVGKPPMEDCYLGKATERIFLPLLKLQLPEIVDMNLPLEGVFHNCAIVSIRKSYPGHAKKVMHALWGMGQMMFTKLIIVVDEHVNPHNVSEVMWKVFNNIDAKRDVVMVEGPLDILDHASPLPNYGTKMGIDATKKWPSEGHTREWPDDIEMSPEIKELVDRKWKSYGID, via the coding sequence ATGGGTTATCGGGATTTGCGACATTTCATTGAGGCATTAGAACAAAAAGGCTGGCTAAAGAGGATTACCACAGAAGTGGATCCCATTCTGGAAATTACCGAAATTACAGATCGAGTTTCTAAAGCCTATGGACCTGCTCTTTTGTTTGAAAATGTCAAAGGTTCGGACATGCCGGTTCTGATTAATGCTTTCGGAACTTTTGAAAGAATGAACCTGGCTTTAGAAGTAAACAATCTGGATGAAATAGGACAGGAAATTCTTACTTTTTTGCAACCGCCGGAAGTTCCAACTAGCTTTTTCGACAAATTGAAAGCATTGCCGAAAGTTGCTCAAATCGCGAATTTTATGCCTAAAATTGTTAAGACTGGTCCGGTTAAAGAAGTGATTCTTAAAGGGGACGAAATCGATATTACCAAATTCCCCATTCTCAAATGCTGGCCGGGGGATGGGGGGCGGTTTATTACTTTGCCCCTCGTCTTCACCAAAGATCCGGAAACAGGGAAACGCAATGTAGGCATGTACCGGATGCAAGTATATGACGGTCGGACTACCGGTATGCACTGGCATCTACATAAGCATGGTGCTGAGCATTATCGGGCCCACAAGCGCCGTGGGGATCGGAAAATGGAAGTAGCAGTGGCACTGGGGGCTGACCCGGCTACTATTTATGCTGCTACCGCTCCGCTGCCAGCCGGGGTGGATGAGATGTTTTTTGCCGGGTTCCTGCGTAAAGAGCCAGTAGAACTGGTGAAATGCGAAACCGTTGACCTGGAAGTACCTGCCCTTGCTGAAATTGTGCTGGAAGGTTATGTTGATCTGGATGAATTGCGCTGGGAAGGACCCTTTGGGGATCATACCGGTTACTATTCTCTGGCTGACTATTATCCGGTCTTCCATATTAATTGTGTTACAATGAGAAAGAAACCCATTTATCCTACTACTATCGTTGGTAAACCACCGATGGAAGATTGTTATCTGGGGAAAGCAACAGAAAGAATCTTTTTGCCCCTCTTGAAACTTCAGTTGCCGGAAATAGTGGATATGAACTTGCCTTTAGAAGGGGTTTTCCATAACTGTGCCATTGTTTCCATTCGCAAAAGCTATCCTGGCCATGCCAAAAAGGTAATGCATGCTCTCTGGGGCATGGGACAAATGATGTTTACCAAACTCATAATCGTTGTGGATGAACATGTTAACCCACACAATGTTTCCGAAGTCATGTGGAAGGTTTTCAATAATATCGATGCCAAAAGGGATGTAGTAATGGTCGAAGGACCCCTTGATATCCTGGACCACGCTTCGCCTCTTCCAAATTACGGAACTAAAATGGGGATCGATGCAACCAAGAAGTGGCCCAGTGAAGGTCATACCAGGGAATGGCCGGATGATATTGAAATGAGCCCGGAAATCAAGGAACTGGTCGACAGGAAGTGGAAGAGTTATGGCATCGACTAA
- a CDS encoding 4Fe-4S dicluster domain-containing protein, with translation MDKLIQVARQCYQCGKCSAGCPVQFAMDIPPNQVMRLLQRGLVDEVLTAKSIWVCASCNTCTTRCLRGIDIAATMDELRRLSLKRGMANRFGRNANIFHDVFLGSVRRFGRLYELGLAIQLNLKTGNLFKDAQYGWPMFSKGKLKLFPESINGLNQINKIYQAAREMGDDI, from the coding sequence ATGGATAAACTGATTCAGGTCGCAAGACAGTGTTATCAATGTGGAAAATGCAGTGCGGGCTGTCCGGTTCAATTTGCCATGGACATACCACCCAACCAGGTTATGCGTTTGTTGCAGAGAGGCCTGGTGGATGAAGTTCTCACTGCCAAATCCATCTGGGTTTGTGCCAGCTGTAATACCTGTACCACCCGTTGTTTGCGGGGCATTGATATCGCTGCCACCATGGATGAATTGAGGAGGCTATCATTAAAAAGAGGTATGGCAAATCGGTTTGGGCGCAATGCCAATATATTCCACGATGTCTTTCTGGGCTCAGTACGGCGTTTTGGCAGGTTGTATGAACTGGGGCTGGCCATCCAGCTAAATTTAAAAACAGGCAACCTGTTTAAGGATGCCCAATACGGCTGGCCTATGTTCAGTAAAGGAAAACTGAAACTTTTCCCTGAATCGATCAATGGTCTGAACCAGATCAATAAAATCTATCAGGCTGCACGCGAGATGGGAGATGATATCTAA
- a CDS encoding fumarylacetoacetate hydrolase family protein, whose product MKKYGKIRLTNGKVSYAVWLKDGQIGLLSEPPWVNDNKIIEVIPDTGDIHLLAPCNPSKIICVGLNYRQHAAELDMQLPPEPVIFLKPPSAVIGPGDIIRYPEQSQRVDYEGELAVVIGHECKKIDTKAASRYIFGYTCANDVTARDLQQKDGQWTRAKSFDTFLPLGPYIIKDIDWRDRTIRTTLNGQIKQEAKTDMLIHSVEALVSYVSQVMTLYPGDVILTGTPEGVGPMLRGDEVSVEIEGLGILINKVE is encoded by the coding sequence ATGAAAAAGTATGGAAAAATCAGGTTGACAAATGGTAAAGTGAGTTATGCTGTCTGGTTAAAGGATGGGCAGATCGGATTGTTGTCTGAACCGCCCTGGGTCAATGACAACAAGATAATCGAGGTAATACCGGATACAGGAGATATCCATTTGCTGGCTCCCTGTAACCCGAGCAAAATCATTTGTGTTGGGCTTAATTATCGCCAGCATGCAGCTGAGCTGGATATGCAATTACCGCCGGAGCCTGTTATTTTCTTAAAACCGCCGTCAGCAGTGATTGGACCTGGTGATATTATACGATATCCTGAACAAAGTCAACGGGTAGATTATGAGGGGGAACTGGCAGTAGTTATCGGGCATGAGTGTAAGAAAATCGATACTAAAGCCGCCTCCCGGTATATTTTTGGTTACACCTGTGCTAATGATGTTACCGCCAGAGATTTACAACAAAAAGACGGCCAGTGGACCCGGGCCAAGTCTTTCGACACATTTTTGCCCTTAGGACCGTATATTATAAAGGATATCGACTGGCGGGACCGTACCATCAGGACAACCCTGAATGGACAGATTAAACAGGAAGCGAAAACGGATATGTTAATTCATAGCGTTGAAGCCCTGGTGTCATACGTATCACAGGTTATGACTCTTTATCCCGGGGATGTAATCCTGACCGGTACTCCTGAGGGGGTAGGGCCGATGCTGAGGGGGGATGAGGTTTCAGTAGAGATAGAAGGGCTTGGTATATTAATAAACAAAGTTGAATAA
- a CDS encoding glycosyltransferase family 4 protein: protein MNRILYVVRPVAGGMAEHIRSLIQGLDTKWEIVLAGPPQLKIEGKTITYLPLKISASLNPWADWPAVYQLRRYLQEKKFDLIHAHGAKAGLISRLAAMGSKTPVLITAHNLILAGSVKGWKGMVYKVLERVLAGRTTAYIAVSRAIARELEQLGARREQIHIIYNGIDTSFFSRFPFTPSQARAALGISQEAKIIGSVARFAPQKGLNYFVEMAELMAREREDLLFLLVGDGPLKPQLEEQVKISGLSKRFVFTGHVEDIRPYLRAIDVFVLPSLSEGMGISLLEAAAAGLPMVATNAGGIPEVITDGREGWLVPVADSRALAAKVGWVLDNLNLAQQIALAAKQKIETQFSLAGMIKATESVYQKIISEGKRN from the coding sequence ATGAACAGGATTCTCTATGTGGTACGGCCGGTAGCAGGCGGGATGGCTGAACACATCCGCTCCCTAATTCAAGGGCTAGATACAAAATGGGAGATAGTCCTGGCGGGTCCACCACAGCTAAAAATAGAAGGAAAAACAATTACTTATTTGCCCCTGAAAATCTCCGCCAGCCTTAATCCCTGGGCTGATTGGCCGGCGGTTTATCAACTGCGCCGGTATTTACAGGAGAAAAAATTTGATCTTATCCATGCTCATGGAGCTAAAGCCGGTCTGATCAGTCGGCTGGCAGCGATGGGATCAAAAACACCGGTGCTGATCACGGCCCACAATCTGATACTGGCAGGCTCTGTGAAAGGCTGGAAAGGCATGGTTTATAAAGTGCTGGAGCGTGTTCTGGCTGGCAGGACAACTGCGTATATTGCCGTTTCCCGGGCTATTGCCAGGGAATTAGAGCAGCTTGGCGCCAGGCGGGAGCAAATTCATATAATTTATAACGGTATAGATACCAGTTTTTTTTCCCGGTTTCCTTTCACTCCATCTCAAGCCCGAGCAGCACTGGGTATTTCTCAGGAGGCAAAAATAATTGGTTCGGTAGCGCGGTTTGCTCCTCAAAAAGGATTAAATTATTTTGTTGAAATGGCAGAACTTATGGCCAGAGAAAGGGAAGACTTGTTATTTTTGCTGGTAGGGGACGGGCCATTAAAACCCCAGCTGGAGGAACAAGTAAAAATAAGCGGCTTGTCAAAAAGATTTGTGTTTACAGGACATGTTGAAGATATCCGGCCCTATTTAAGGGCAATCGATGTTTTTGTCTTACCTTCGCTTTCGGAGGGGATGGGAATATCCCTGCTGGAGGCGGCAGCGGCTGGCTTACCGATGGTGGCAACTAACGCTGGCGGGATACCGGAAGTAATTACCGATGGCCGGGAGGGCTGGCTGGTACCGGTGGCAGATAGCAGGGCGCTGGCAGCAAAAGTAGGCTGGGTGCTGGATAATTTAAATCTGGCCCAGCAGATAGCATTAGCAGCTAAACAAAAGATTGAAACTCAGTTTTCACTAGCTGGAATGATAAAGGCAACAGAATCAGTTTATCAAAAAATTATAAGTGAGGGGAAAAGAAATTGA
- the speD gene encoding adenosylmethionine decarboxylase produces MNALGRHILAEIYGCKFDILNDVKKVEQIMVQAALEAGAEVREFVFHKFSPQGVSGVVVISESHLAIHTWPELGYAAVDVFTCGEKVDPWDACNYLAEQFGAEQVEAKETKRGIIDSILPQKAAANL; encoded by the coding sequence ATGAACGCTTTGGGTCGTCACATCTTGGCTGAAATTTATGGATGCAAATTTGATATTCTGAACGATGTAAAGAAAGTTGAGCAAATTATGGTTCAAGCTGCTCTTGAAGCAGGTGCCGAAGTACGGGAGTTTGTGTTCCATAAATTCAGCCCCCAGGGTGTTAGTGGAGTTGTTGTGATTTCTGAATCCCATTTAGCCATTCATACCTGGCCTGAACTGGGGTATGCGGCAGTAGATGTCTTTACCTGCGGAGAAAAAGTTGATCCCTGGGATGCTTGCAATTATCTGGCTGAGCAATTCGGCGCAGAGCAAGTGGAAGCCAAAGAAACCAAACGAGGGATCATCGATTCCATTCTTCCGCAGAAGGCCGCTGCCAATCTGTAG
- a CDS encoding type II toxin-antitoxin system RatA family toxin, with protein MPKIRVSKWVAAPKAVVFPLAAAMEDYPKFMRNVKEVRIINREHNYAISAWKTEVDGRMICWLEEDRFYPEQGQIDYKLISGDLKKFEGSWVIEDKDGGSLVSLTVDFELGVPALAPLLNPILSKKTKENCLAMLEGIAGYVNRL; from the coding sequence ATGCCTAAGATAAGAGTTTCCAAATGGGTGGCTGCTCCTAAAGCTGTTGTTTTTCCATTAGCTGCGGCGATGGAGGATTATCCCAAGTTTATGCGCAATGTAAAAGAAGTTAGGATTATCAACCGGGAGCATAACTATGCCATTTCCGCCTGGAAAACAGAAGTAGATGGCAGAATGATTTGCTGGCTGGAAGAAGATCGTTTTTATCCGGAACAGGGGCAGATTGATTATAAGCTCATCAGTGGGGATTTAAAAAAGTTTGAAGGCAGCTGGGTTATTGAAGACAAAGATGGCGGCTCCCTGGTCAGTCTAACTGTGGATTTTGAACTGGGGGTTCCGGCACTGGCACCATTATTAAACCCTATATTAAGTAAAAAAACAAAAGAAAACTGCTTAGCTATGCTGGAGGGAATAGCCGGATATGTGAACCGGCTCTAG